The nucleotide window TGCGCGGCGGGTCAAACGGCTGGTTTGCTGCGATTTACAGGTTTTTGCCCGTTATGCTGGGCGCATCAAAAGGTCGGGGCCGAACGCACCCCGTTTTCAGTTCGCAGCACGGAGCCTGTAAAGCGGCGGGAACGCGTTGCCCCTCCGCTGCGCGGCGTTACGCGCGCTTCCGGATCTGTACACGGGAAGCAACTGTCGAACAACCTGACAGGTAACAGCCCGGTCTAACGCCGTAAAGTCGTTCCGCGAAAGCGGAAAGCGAAATGGCGACCGCGGACGGGTGCGACGCAGAAACAAGACAAGGTGTGGCGATGTGGTTCTTATGCGCGTTTATTTAGATTTTTCTGCGGCCGCGGTGCTTTTACGCGTCGTACAGCCACAGCGTTACCGGTTCGTCCGGAAATAACGCCGCGCGCTCGGGCGGCACCAAGATGAACCCGTCCGCTCGGACCGACGCGCTCAGACTGGCCGCGCCGCCGGTGACCGGCGCGACACCGCCTCCCGCGCGCGCCACGCGAACGAAGTCGGTGCGGCCGGGCGCGGACTGAACCTGCTCCATCAGTCTGACTTCTTCGCTTTTGTAAGGCAAACCCCGCGGGCGCCCGCCGAGCTGTCGAATCGCACGCCCCGCAAACAGGTCGTACGCGCACAAGCACGATGCCGGGTTACCGGGCAGCAGGAACACGGCGGCGCGCGCGACGAACCCGATCCCGGTCGGCCCGGCGGGGCGCAACGCGACGCCGTGAACCGCCAACTCGCCGAGTTCCGCCACCGCTCGCGGTACGTGGTCTTCGACCCCGACCGATGTGCCGCCCGTGATCAGAACCACGTCCGCCTCTGCCGCGGCGGCGCGCACGGCGTCGCACGTGATGCCGAAGTCGTCGGGGACGTAGCGCACCGGCTGCACACTCGCCCCGTCACGAACCACGAGTGCCGCGAGCATCGGCGAATTGCTGTCTGCGGTCTTGAACCCGTCGGGGA belongs to Gemmata obscuriglobus and includes:
- the glp gene encoding gephyrin-like molybdotransferase Glp → MSETDKVPFYDVRMKGFRERPSVGAVLELLDSRLRPLSPEPVPLLETMGRVLAEPVVSPVNVPSFRKSAMDGFAVRAADTQAPAPLVVTGEAFPARPFTGTIGPGEAVRITTGAPVPDGADAVLMAEFAQLQPDGRVIARSPLAAGKNVVAIGEDVARDHEVLPAGRVLRPQDVALAAALGVNVLPVRRRPRVAVLVTGNELLPPGSLPDGFKTADSNSPMLAALVVRDGASVQPVRYVPDDFGITCDAVRAAAAEADVVLITGGTSVGVEDHVPRAVAELGELAVHGVALRPAGPTGIGFVARAAVFLLPGNPASCLCAYDLFAGRAIRQLGGRPRGLPYKSEEVRLMEQVQSAPGRTDFVRVARAGGGVAPVTGGAASLSASVRADGFILVPPERAALFPDEPVTLWLYDA